The following nucleotide sequence is from Pseudomonas sessilinigenes.
GATGTACAAGCGGTTGTCGAGCCTACTTCTTATTGGACAGACCAGGAGGTCGCAATGTTAGTCAACACGTCGCTCGAGCTGATCATGCGTGATGTTTTTCTGGAGCTGCCGGAGTTCGTACCGGGCTGCCGTACGGTACTCAAGCTCGAGGGCCACCATATAACGGGTTCGATCAAGATCAAGCCGGCGATAGCCTTGATCGAGGCGGCCGAAGCGAGCGGCCTCGCCACGCCGGGGGTGACCACTTTCATCGAGTCCTCCTCCGGTAACCTGGGTGTGGCCATGAGCTGCGTCTGTGCAAGCAAGGGGTATGGCTTCATCTGTGTCACGGACCCGATGGCGACGCAGGCCAATATCAAGGCCATCCATGCGTATGGCGGGCGGACCCTGGTAGTGGACCAGCGGGACGCCAATGGCGGTTTCGTCGGTACGCGGATCGAGGCCATCCGCCGGATCTGTGCCGAGGACCCCAATTGCGTCTGGCTCAACCAGTACAGCCACCCGGCCAATGTGCAGGCTCATCGCGAACAGACTGCCCGAGAGATCCTGCAGGTCTTTCCCGCACCTGATTGGTTGTTCATTGGGGTCGGGACTTCCGGAACCTTCATGGGGTGCGCCGAGGTGTTCAAGCGCGAGTCGCCGGGCACTCGGCTGGTGGCTGTTGATCCGCAGGGCTCGGTGAGTTTCGACAGGGCGCCGGGCAAGCGCCTCATTCCAGGCATAGGCGCCAGCCGGAAGCCAGAGTTGCTGGACGCTTCCCAGGCCGACGTGGTGGTGTCGGTCACCGAGCGCGATACCATCGCCACCTGTCGCGATGTGGCGCGCCGCTACGGCATCCTCCTGGGGGGATCGTCGGGCTCGGCGCTGGCGGCTATCGCCAGGTTGCCCGCGCCGCCAAGGCTCGGCGACACACTGGTGGTCATCGCCCCGGACCTGGGCGAGAAATACCTCGACACCCTCTATGACGATAATTGGGTCGCGCGGCATTTCTCAAGCCAGGAACGCGCCGTGGAAATGTCCTCATGAGCGGCGCGATGCCCTTCGCCGTGGTCGTGGGCGGTGTCATCGAGCGTTTGCTGGCGCAACAGCAGCAACCGGTCATGGACCTGATCGCGCGGGCTTACCAACTGCATGGCCAGGGTGAATCGATCAATCCCGACAGCTATTTCCTGCGCTTTGCGCAAAAACCCGATGCGCGAATCATTGCACTGCCGGCCTACCTGGGAGGCGAGGTGGACACGGCAGGATTGAAATGGATCGCCAGTTTCCCGGGCAATGTGCAGCAGAACCTGCAGCGCGCGTCCGCAGTACTGATCCTGAATGACTATGCCACCGGTTACCCCAAGGCCTTGCTGGAGTCCTCGGTCATCAGCGCTCATCGCACGGCAGCCTCTGCCGCGCTGGGCGCCAGGGCACTGAGTGGCGGCAGCGACCGGGTGCGCAAGATCGCCATCGTCGGCGCCGGGGTGATTGCCCGCCAGACACTGGACTATCTGTTTGCCGACGGCTGGTCGGCGGACGAGTTCGCCATTCACGACCTGCGTGAACAGGACGCCCGACGCCTGGGAGACTGGATCGGCGCCCAGGGCAAGGGCAAGACCCGGGTGGCGAGTGATGCCGAGGACTGCTGCGCCGGGGCGCAACTGATCGTGCTGGCGACTACGGCCGCCGCTCCCTACCTGACGTGTCACGAGCTGTTCGCCCATGCGCCCACGGTACTTAACCTGTCCCTGCGCGACATTCATCCGGACTTGATCCTGGATGCGCAAAACGTACTGGACGATATCGATCACTGCCTAAAGGCGAACACCTCTGTACACCTGGCTGAAATGCAAACCGGCAGTCGAAGTTTTGTCGCCGGCACCCTGCATGACGTGCTGAGCCAGCGCTTGGCGCCGGACCCTGCGCGAGCCCGGATCTTCTCGCCCTTTGGCCTGGGAGTACTGGATATCGCATTGGGCGACTTTGTACTCAAGCGGGCCCGTGCCAGTGGGCAGCAGCTTGAAATCGACAACTTCTTTGCCAGCACCGCCAGATGGTGAGCCCGATGACAGCTGAGACTCTTGAAATGCCTGGTGTACGCGTGAGCGGTGCATTGGGTCTGGAAGCGGTGCACGATGCGGCGCGACGTTTGCTGGGGTCGATCGTGCGGACCCCGGTGCTGGAGTCCCAGACCTTGAATCAGATGCTGGGGGCCCGGGTACTGATCAAGGCCGAGTCACTGCAAAGTGGGGGGTCATTCAAGTTTCGCGGGGCGCTCAATGCCTTGCTGGCCCAGCCCGAGCGGCCGCGGGAAGTGGTGGCTTATTCCTCTGGCAACCATGCCATTGGCGTGGCCATGGCGTGCCGCTTGCTGGAAATCCCGGTGACGGTGGTCATGCCCGCTGATGCGCCTTCGATCAAGTTGGCGAAGGTGAGAGAGGCCGGCGGCAACGTGGTGTTCTATCGGCGCGACCGGGATGATCGCAATGCGATTGCCGAACAGGTGCGCGCAGCTTGTGGTGGACTGCTGATTCCTTCCTTCGATGATGCACAGGTGATTGCCGGCCAGGGGACGGTGGCGCTGGAGCTGATCGAGACGGCACAGCAGCAGGGGCTGCATCTGGAGCAGCTTTTCGTACCCTGTGGCGGTGGTGGCCTGGTTGCGGGAAGCTGCATTGCCAGCGTCCAGGCCGGGCCCGGCTGTTCGGTCGTTGCGGTCGAGCCCCAGGGGTTTGACCGCGTGGGCAGGGCCTGGCGCGCTGAAGCTCCGGACAGGAATGCCAGTACCTGTGGGTCGATCTGTGACGCGTTGCTTACGGCGATGCCCAGCCGGCTGCTTTTGGGCTTGCCGCAATTCAAGCGCCTGCAAACATCCTGCGTCGACGATGCGGGGGTTGCCCGGGCGGTGGCATTCGCTCACCAGGAGCTGGGGCTGATGCTCGAACCGTCCGGGGCCATTGCCCTGGCCGCCGTCCTCAAGGGCAATGCCAAGGTCAGGGGGAAAACGATCGGCGTGATCTGTTCGGGGGCGAACATCGATCCGCATGTGCATCAACGCTGCATCGACGGGTACTGAAGGCCCGGTCCCGAATATCTCGGGACCGGGCCTTCTACTGCAGGGCTGCACGGGGAAGGCTGGGGCCTGGCCGGCCTCGTGAAAGCGCATGGCAGATGAGGGAAAGCACTGCTGGCGATGAGCGTGTTAAGATCCGCCACCTGCGAAGTGTTCAAAGTGTGGAATGTGATAAATGGCTCAACGCTCAGTTGTACTCGATACCGAAACCACCGGCATGCCGGTGACCGACGGTCACCGGATCATTGAAATCGGTTGCGTCGAGTTGATCGGTCGGCGCCTGACCGGCCGCCATTTCCACGTTTACCTGCAACCCGATCGCGAGAGCGACGAGGGCGCTATTGGCGTCCACGGCATCACCAACGAATTCCTGGTGGGCAAGCCGCGCTTCCCCGAAGTGGCCGATGAGTTCTTCGAATTCATCAAGGGTGCGCAGCTGATCATCCACAACGCGGCGTTCGACGTTGGCTTCATCAACAACGAATTCGCCTTGCTGGGCCAGCATGAGCGGGCCGACATCACCCAGCATTGCAGCATCCTCGATACCTTGCTGATGGCCCGCGAGCGGCACCCGGGCCAGCGCAATAGCCTCGATGCCTTGTGCAAGCGCTATGGCGTC
It contains:
- the sbnB gene encoding 2,3-diaminopropionate biosynthesis protein SbnB yields the protein MSGAMPFAVVVGGVIERLLAQQQQPVMDLIARAYQLHGQGESINPDSYFLRFAQKPDARIIALPAYLGGEVDTAGLKWIASFPGNVQQNLQRASAVLILNDYATGYPKALLESSVISAHRTAASAALGARALSGGSDRVRKIAIVGAGVIARQTLDYLFADGWSADEFAIHDLREQDARRLGDWIGAQGKGKTRVASDAEDCCAGAQLIVLATTAAAPYLTCHELFAHAPTVLNLSLRDIHPDLILDAQNVLDDIDHCLKANTSVHLAEMQTGSRSFVAGTLHDVLSQRLAPDPARARIFSPFGLGVLDIALGDFVLKRARASGQQLEIDNFFASTARW
- the dnaQ gene encoding DNA polymerase III subunit epsilon: MAQRSVVLDTETTGMPVTDGHRIIEIGCVELIGRRLTGRHFHVYLQPDRESDEGAIGVHGITNEFLVGKPRFPEVADEFFEFIKGAQLIIHNAAFDVGFINNEFALLGQHERADITQHCSILDTLLMARERHPGQRNSLDALCKRYGVDNSGRELHGALLDSEILADVYLTMTGGQTSLSLAGNGADGGAGDGMRASEIRRLSADRQRGRIIMASEAELAEHQARLEAIAKSAGGPALWTQLLETQQ
- a CDS encoding threonine ammonia-lyase, with protein sequence MTAETLEMPGVRVSGALGLEAVHDAARRLLGSIVRTPVLESQTLNQMLGARVLIKAESLQSGGSFKFRGALNALLAQPERPREVVAYSSGNHAIGVAMACRLLEIPVTVVMPADAPSIKLAKVREAGGNVVFYRRDRDDRNAIAEQVRAACGGLLIPSFDDAQVIAGQGTVALELIETAQQQGLHLEQLFVPCGGGGLVAGSCIASVQAGPGCSVVAVEPQGFDRVGRAWRAEAPDRNASTCGSICDALLTAMPSRLLLGLPQFKRLQTSCVDDAGVARAVAFAHQELGLMLEPSGAIALAAVLKGNAKVRGKTIGVICSGANIDPHVHQRCIDGY
- the sbnA gene encoding 2,3-diaminopropionate biosynthesis protein SbnA, with the protein product MRDVFLELPEFVPGCRTVLKLEGHHITGSIKIKPAIALIEAAEASGLATPGVTTFIESSSGNLGVAMSCVCASKGYGFICVTDPMATQANIKAIHAYGGRTLVVDQRDANGGFVGTRIEAIRRICAEDPNCVWLNQYSHPANVQAHREQTAREILQVFPAPDWLFIGVGTSGTFMGCAEVFKRESPGTRLVAVDPQGSVSFDRAPGKRLIPGIGASRKPELLDASQADVVVSVTERDTIATCRDVARRYGILLGGSSGSALAAIARLPAPPRLGDTLVVIAPDLGEKYLDTLYDDNWVARHFSSQERAVEMSS